The following proteins are encoded in a genomic region of Thunnus maccoyii chromosome 8, fThuMac1.1, whole genome shotgun sequence:
- the LOC121901316 gene encoding uncharacterized protein LOC121901316 isoform X2: MMRVLLLLSACVCLGLADGRYVEEQYGKMFRWMMPEDTRSLEFTPKGNSEVTVLWTRHVKKGMDPAFSALDHKPLKGIVDLYWGFICCYYELSYLTLEDSGLYTMRDKDKKLLRNVTIEVIANTRSYELSPGQRLGVTFDLTWDSCNIYFIPESDPNVKGFETEIVRQGRLERKDLDKVNCGGFQLSQPCGILIERFQSSCVGRFEVRDQNDITIFVASLEVKHRVDPKTTTKASKSFHWWEEIKRSGFEVS, encoded by the exons ATGATGAGAGTGTTGCTGTTGCTAAGtgcctgtgtttgtttgg GCCTCGCAGATGGCCGTTATGTTGAGGAACAGTATGGGAAGATGTTCAGGTGGATGATGCCTGAAGACACTCGGTCACTAGAGTTCACCCCCAAGGGCAACTCAGAGGTGACAGTCTTGTGGACACGTCATGTCAAGAAGGGGATGGATCCGGCATTTTCAGCCTTAGACCACAAGCCGCTGAAGGGGATAGTAGATCTCTACTGGGGGTTTATATGTTGCTACTACGAGCTGAGTTATTTAACCCTGGAAGACAGTGGCCTCTACACAATGAGAGACAAAGATAAGAAACTGCTGCGTAATGTGACCATTGAGGTAATAG CAAACACAAGGTCCTATGAACTGAGTCCTGGACAAAGGCTTGGCGTCACTTTTGATCTTACATGGGACTCCTGCAACATTTACTTCATCCCAGAAAGTGACCCCAACGTGAAAGGGTTTGAGACTGAGATAGTTCGTCAAGGCAGGCTAGAGAGGAAGGACTTGGATAAAGTTAATTGCGGTGGGTTTCAGCTGTCACAGCCATGTGGGATTTTGATTGAGCGCTTCCAAAGTTCATGTGTTGGACGCTTCGAGGTCAGAGATCAGAATGACATCACGATCTTCGTGGCATCACTGGAAGTGAAGCATAGGGTAGACCCTAAGACGACCACCAAAG CATCGAAATCATTTCACTGGTGGGAGGAAATCAAAAGAAGTGGTTTTGAGGTAAGTTGa